In Zunongwangia profunda SM-A87, the following proteins share a genomic window:
- the dprA gene encoding DNA-processing protein DprA, translating into MDINDLRYVLALQRAPNLGDRSAKKLIARLGSAEAIFKEKRQSLLKIEGIGELKLQALFDPANFEAAEKEIEFIKNEHLETHYFLDENYPEKLKHCHDSPIILFSRGNIQLNNRRIVSVVGTRKITSAGKTFVTQFIEELSPLNPIIVSGFAYGVDIAAHRAAIDCNLQTIGCLAHGLDQIYPKLHAKYVDDVLKNGGFFSDFWSSDKFDRNNFLKRNRIIAGLSEATVVIESAEKGGSLVTADIANSYNREVFAVPGRPGDKYSKGCNELIKLNKAHLLSSAADLVYMLDWKLHEDVKPVQQQLFVELDEEEQQIYDLLKEKGKSQLDAIALYCDFPTFKTASILLNMELKGVIRPLPGKLFEAI; encoded by the coding sequence ATGGATATTAACGATTTAAGATATGTGCTGGCATTGCAAAGAGCACCAAATCTGGGAGATAGGAGTGCAAAAAAACTTATTGCGAGACTGGGCAGTGCAGAGGCAATTTTTAAAGAAAAGAGACAAAGTTTATTGAAAATTGAAGGGATAGGCGAGCTTAAACTCCAGGCGTTGTTTGATCCGGCAAACTTTGAAGCGGCAGAGAAGGAAATTGAATTTATCAAAAATGAGCATTTAGAAACCCATTATTTCTTAGATGAGAACTATCCTGAAAAATTAAAACATTGCCATGATTCTCCTATTATATTGTTCTCCCGAGGAAATATTCAGCTTAATAATCGCCGAATTGTAAGTGTTGTTGGAACGCGAAAGATCACAAGTGCCGGGAAAACATTTGTGACGCAATTTATTGAGGAATTGAGTCCGCTTAATCCTATAATTGTTTCGGGGTTTGCTTATGGAGTGGATATTGCTGCGCATCGGGCAGCCATCGATTGTAACTTGCAAACCATAGGTTGTTTAGCACATGGTTTAGACCAGATTTATCCGAAACTACATGCTAAGTATGTAGATGATGTTTTGAAAAACGGTGGCTTTTTTAGTGATTTTTGGAGTAGTGATAAATTTGATCGGAATAACTTTTTAAAACGAAACCGAATTATCGCAGGTTTAAGTGAGGCTACCGTAGTTATTGAAAGCGCTGAAAAAGGCGGTAGTCTGGTCACTGCGGATATTGCAAATTCATATAACAGGGAAGTTTTTGCTGTGCCGGGTAGACCAGGTGATAAATATAGCAAAGGCTGTAATGAACTTATTAAATTGAATAAAGCTCATTTACTGAGTAGCGCAGCCGATTTGGTATATATGCTAGATTGGAAATTACATGAAGATGTTAAACCGGTACAGCAGCAATTATTTGTAGAATTGGATGAAGAAGAGCAGCAAATATATGACCTGCTAAAAGAAAAAGGCAAATCACAGTTAGACGCGATAGCACTTTATTGTGATTTTCCAACTTTTAAAACCGCTTCAATTTTATTAAATATGGAACTTAAAGGGGTGATTAGGCCTTTACCAGGTAAATTATTTGAAGCCATTTAG
- the trpS gene encoding tryptophan--tRNA ligase yields MSRILTGVQSTGTPHLGNLLGAIMPAIKMANSPENDSFIFIADMHSLTQIKDAETLRNNTYSVAATWLACGIDIEKTVFYRQSDIPQASELSWYLSCFFPYQRLTLAHSFKDKADRLEDVNAGLFTYPMLMAADILLYDAEIVPVGKDQLQHLEITRDVASRFHAKMGETFVIPEAKVEENILYVPGTDGSKMSKSKDNTVNIFQTDKKLRKQIMGIQTDSTPLEEPKNPDTCNVFNIYKLLGSEAQTAELRQKYEAGGFGYGHAKQALFELVKETFAEPREKYEYYINNLEEVDKALAIGKEKATTVAKDVLKRVREKLGY; encoded by the coding sequence ATGTCTAGAATACTAACGGGAGTACAAAGTACAGGAACTCCTCATTTAGGAAATTTACTGGGGGCAATTATGCCTGCTATCAAAATGGCGAACAGCCCAGAGAATGATTCATTCATTTTCATTGCGGATATGCATTCTCTAACACAAATTAAAGATGCTGAGACGTTAAGGAACAACACCTACTCTGTGGCGGCAACATGGCTTGCCTGCGGTATTGATATCGAAAAAACCGTTTTCTACAGACAAAGTGATATCCCGCAAGCCAGTGAACTTTCTTGGTATTTAAGCTGTTTTTTTCCTTATCAACGCCTTACGTTAGCCCATTCATTTAAAGATAAGGCCGATCGTTTAGAGGACGTTAATGCTGGACTTTTCACGTATCCTATGCTTATGGCAGCTGATATTCTTTTATATGATGCTGAAATTGTTCCGGTGGGAAAAGACCAGTTGCAACACTTAGAAATTACCAGAGATGTAGCCTCTCGTTTTCACGCTAAAATGGGAGAAACCTTTGTAATACCCGAAGCTAAAGTAGAAGAGAATATTTTGTATGTCCCTGGTACTGATGGCTCTAAAATGAGTAAATCAAAAGATAATACCGTTAATATCTTTCAGACCGATAAAAAACTCAGAAAGCAAATTATGGGTATCCAAACCGATAGTACGCCGCTTGAAGAACCAAAAAACCCGGATACCTGTAATGTATTCAACATTTATAAATTATTAGGATCTGAAGCGCAAACAGCAGAACTACGCCAAAAATATGAAGCCGGTGGTTTTGGCTACGGACACGCGAAGCAGGCCTTATTTGAACTGGTAAAAGAAACTTTTGCTGAGCCACGGGAAAAATACGAATACTATATCAATAATCTTGAAGAGGTAGATAAAGCCTTAGCTATTGGTAAAGAAAAAGCAACAACTGTGGCTAAAGATGTTTTAAAACGTGTTCGCGAAAAATTAGGATATTAG
- a CDS encoding lysophospholipid acyltransferase family protein — MRFFKNIAIALWRIWFYVLLVVPIILMLPILIVFTSSERFYPQFFFCARMWAKFIIFGMGFYRRTQGSHKLDKNGSYMFVANHYSMLDIMLMLATVNHPFVFVGKKELAKIPIFGFFYRKTCILVDRKSQQSRQAVFNEAQRRLKQGNSICIFPEGGVPDDENIILDEFKEGAFKLAIDHQIPVAPLTFHDTKKRFSYTFLSGSPGKLRVTIHDFIPTKGKTQQDRKELKDKTHEIIYEELKSPSL, encoded by the coding sequence ATGCGATTTTTTAAAAATATTGCTATTGCGTTATGGAGAATATGGTTCTATGTATTACTCGTGGTACCTATTATCCTTATGCTTCCTATTCTAATTGTTTTTACCTCCTCAGAGCGATTTTATCCTCAGTTTTTCTTTTGTGCCAGGATGTGGGCAAAATTCATCATTTTTGGTATGGGTTTTTACCGGCGTACTCAGGGTAGCCACAAATTGGATAAAAATGGCAGTTATATGTTCGTAGCCAATCATTATTCGATGTTGGATATCATGTTAATGTTGGCCACCGTTAACCATCCTTTTGTATTCGTAGGTAAGAAAGAGCTGGCAAAAATTCCTATTTTCGGATTTTTCTACCGTAAAACTTGCATTTTGGTAGATCGTAAAAGTCAGCAAAGCCGCCAGGCGGTTTTTAACGAGGCCCAACGACGCTTAAAACAGGGGAATAGCATTTGTATTTTTCCTGAAGGTGGTGTACCCGACGATGAAAATATCATTTTAGATGAATTTAAAGAAGGGGCTTTTAAACTGGCTATCGATCATCAAATTCCTGTCGCACCGTTAACGTTTCATGATACCAAGAAGCGCTTTTCGTATACTTTCTTATCGGGTAGTCCCGGTAAATTACGTGTTACTATCCATGATTTTATTCCTACAAAAGGAAAAACTCAGCAGGATCGTAAAGAACTTAAAGATAAAACCCATGAGATTATTTATGAAGAGCTAAAAAGTCCTAGTCTATAA
- a CDS encoding porin family protein — MKEKKNIDRLFQEKFKDFEHTPKEDVWKNIAEKLQEKQEKKPVILPLWYKLGGVAAVLAIILAGVYFLQNSPANFTEPQITFDIEESQLPSIKTPSDSILNTANKTLEKITETSKNSSKTTKKAEQRQDALIPSGAVANQTSKTISGSDTPSNNSASEKTNIKSSNITSHQSKNEQDLAHLDQKNEDKATENQSKSTDVISLVNKTGEDQITAIDSVKTKADEDYENAVALFEKEKNQEATSEEVKTASKKGKVSISPFAAPVYYDNLGSGNPIDPSFASNQTSSEVTMAYGVKVAYAVSEKIKIRSGINKVSMNYQTRDIAYNYAIASSSLANINYDTGSENIRIASNSKNSPASPVFDGQENGFVPSLNMPRENGSLSQNFGYIEVPVEIEYNLIDKKIGLKLIGGASSLFLDENSVSVNGQNGTIELGESNNLESLSFTTNIGMGIDYQLNDKFRLNLEPTFKYQLNSFSNTNGVNPYFFGVYTGFSFEF, encoded by the coding sequence ATGAAAGAGAAAAAGAATATAGACCGACTTTTTCAGGAGAAGTTCAAAGATTTTGAACACACTCCCAAAGAGGACGTCTGGAAAAATATCGCAGAAAAATTACAGGAAAAACAAGAGAAAAAACCTGTAATCCTACCACTCTGGTACAAACTGGGTGGTGTTGCAGCTGTTTTGGCCATTATTCTGGCCGGTGTATATTTTTTACAAAACAGTCCCGCAAATTTTACTGAACCCCAAATCACATTTGATATCGAAGAATCCCAACTCCCCAGTATTAAAACACCTTCGGATTCTATTTTAAATACGGCTAATAAAACATTAGAAAAAATCACTGAAACGTCTAAAAATTCTAGTAAAACAACTAAAAAAGCTGAACAGAGGCAGGATGCCTTAATACCTTCAGGTGCTGTGGCCAACCAGACATCAAAAACTATTTCTGGTAGCGATACACCCTCTAATAATTCAGCTTCAGAAAAAACGAACATAAAGTCATCGAATATCACTTCTCATCAGTCAAAAAACGAACAGGATTTAGCTCATCTTGATCAGAAAAATGAAGATAAAGCTACCGAAAATCAAAGTAAATCAACTGACGTTATCTCCTTGGTAAATAAAACCGGGGAAGATCAGATTACCGCTATTGATTCTGTCAAAACAAAAGCCGATGAGGACTATGAAAATGCCGTGGCGCTTTTCGAAAAAGAGAAAAACCAGGAAGCAACTTCAGAAGAAGTAAAAACAGCTTCTAAAAAAGGTAAAGTAAGTATTTCTCCCTTTGCAGCGCCGGTTTATTACGATAATTTAGGAAGTGGAAACCCTATAGATCCTTCTTTTGCATCTAATCAGACCAGTAGCGAAGTAACCATGGCATACGGTGTTAAGGTGGCCTATGCAGTGTCAGAAAAAATAAAAATTCGATCTGGGATCAATAAGGTAAGCATGAATTATCAAACCCGTGATATCGCTTATAATTACGCTATAGCTTCCAGCAGTCTGGCGAACATTAACTACGATACCGGAAGCGAGAACATAAGAATTGCAAGTAATTCTAAAAACTCCCCTGCGAGTCCAGTTTTTGACGGTCAAGAAAATGGATTTGTTCCCAGCTTAAATATGCCTAGAGAAAACGGTTCTTTGAGTCAGAATTTTGGGTATATTGAAGTTCCGGTAGAAATAGAATACAACCTAATCGATAAAAAAATTGGCTTAAAATTAATCGGGGGTGCCAGTAGCTTGTTTTTAGATGAAAACTCGGTTAGCGTTAACGGCCAAAATGGTACTATAGAACTTGGAGAATCCAACAATTTGGAAAGCCTTAGTTTCACCACTAATATCGGGATGGGTATAGATTATCAGCTAAATGATAAATTTAGACTGAATTTAGAACCTACTTTTAAATACCAGTTAAACAGTTTTAGCAATACAAATGGAGTTAATCCCTATTTCTTTGGAGTTTATACCGGTTTTAGTTTTGAATTTTAA
- a CDS encoding RNA polymerase sigma factor, whose protein sequence is MSLEKLIKRCKQNDIKAQEELYRLYAGKMFGLCLKYSDSYAQAEDNLQDGFLTIFDKIGQYKHQGSFEGWMKRIMINTTLQKYRKEKLYSISNEDQIEETTVEYEESSLPLDFLLSIVQQLPQRYREVFNMYVLDGYSHKEIAGILQISEGTSKSNLSRARSLLKESIESNQHNSSAKTL, encoded by the coding sequence TTGTCGCTAGAAAAGCTCATAAAAAGATGTAAGCAAAATGATATTAAGGCACAGGAAGAACTGTACCGCTTATATGCCGGTAAAATGTTTGGCCTGTGCCTAAAGTATTCTGATAGCTATGCACAGGCCGAAGATAACCTGCAAGATGGCTTTTTGACCATTTTTGATAAAATTGGTCAATACAAACATCAGGGTTCTTTTGAAGGTTGGATGAAACGCATAATGATAAATACTACTTTACAGAAATACAGAAAAGAAAAATTATATAGCATATCAAACGAAGATCAAATAGAAGAAACAACGGTAGAGTACGAAGAATCTTCACTACCGCTGGATTTTCTGCTTAGCATAGTACAACAGTTACCACAGCGTTATCGCGAAGTTTTTAATATGTATGTTTTAGACGGTTATTCCCACAAAGAAATTGCCGGAATACTACAAATATCTGAAGGAACTTCTAAATCAAATTTATCGAGAGCGCGTAGTTTATTAAAAGAAAGCATAGAAAGTAATCAACATAATTCTTCTGCAAAAACCCTATGA
- the recA gene encoding recombinase RecA has protein sequence MSNDKEKDAKLKALKLTLDKMDKTYGKGTVMKMGDQAIENIPSISTGSLGLDLALGVGGYPRGRIIEIYGPESSGKTTLTLHAIAEAQKSGGIAAFIDAEHAFDRFYAEKLGIDIENLIISQPDNGEQALEITDNLIRSGAIDIIVIDSVAALTPKSEIEGEMGDSKMGLHARLMSQALRKLTSTISKTNCTVIFINQLREKIGVMFGNPETTTGGNALKFYASVRLDIRRSTQIKNSSSEVMGNKTRVKVVKNKVAPPFKTAEFDIMYGEGVSKIGEIIDIGVDYEIIKKSGSWFSYEDTKLGQGRDAVKTILKDNPDLMDELEVKIKDAIKVAKEEA, from the coding sequence ATGAGTAACGATAAAGAAAAAGACGCAAAACTAAAAGCACTGAAACTTACCCTTGATAAAATGGATAAAACCTATGGGAAAGGAACGGTAATGAAAATGGGAGATCAGGCAATTGAAAATATCCCTTCGATTTCTACCGGTTCTTTAGGTTTGGACCTTGCTTTAGGCGTAGGTGGTTATCCAAGAGGGCGAATTATTGAAATTTACGGACCAGAATCTTCTGGTAAGACTACACTTACGTTACATGCTATTGCTGAAGCACAAAAGAGTGGCGGGATCGCCGCTTTTATTGATGCCGAACATGCTTTTGATCGTTTTTATGCTGAAAAACTAGGTATTGATATTGAAAACTTAATTATTTCTCAGCCAGATAATGGAGAACAGGCTTTAGAAATTACAGATAATTTGATTAGATCTGGAGCTATTGATATTATTGTAATCGACTCGGTCGCGGCATTAACACCAAAAAGTGAGATCGAAGGAGAAATGGGCGATTCAAAAATGGGCCTTCATGCCCGTTTAATGTCTCAGGCACTTAGAAAATTAACCTCAACGATCAGTAAAACCAACTGTACCGTTATCTTCATTAACCAGCTTCGTGAGAAAATTGGGGTAATGTTTGGAAACCCAGAAACGACTACAGGTGGTAATGCGCTAAAATTCTATGCTTCTGTACGTTTAGATATTAGACGTTCTACGCAAATTAAAAATAGCAGTAGTGAAGTAATGGGTAATAAAACCAGAGTTAAAGTGGTTAAGAATAAAGTAGCTCCACCGTTTAAGACCGCTGAGTTCGATATTATGTATGGGGAAGGAGTTTCTAAAATTGGTGAAATTATCGATATAGGCGTAGACTATGAAATCATTAAGAAAAGTGGATCATGGTTTAGCTACGAAGACACTAAACTTGGGCAGGGTCGTGATGCGGTAAAAACTATTTTAAAAGACAATCCAGATTTAATGGATGAGTTAGAAGTTAAAATAAAAGACGCCATTAAAGTGGCCAAGGAAGAAGCTTAA
- a CDS encoding peptidase U32 family protein, with the protein MTSTGKIELMAPAGNFESLQAALDNGADSIYFGVEQLNMRARASINFTLNDLPEIAKRCEAKRVRTYLTLNTIIYDHDLSIVKTLLDKAKAANLTAVIAMDQAVIAYARQIGMEVHISTQINITNIETVKFYALFADTMVLSRELSLRQVKKICDQIEKEQIKGPSGNLVEIEIFGHGALCMAVSGKCYLSLHSHNSSANRGACKQNCRKKYTVIDQESGFEVELDNEYMMSPKDLCTLDFLDQVIDAGTKVLKIEGRGRAPEYVAKVIKTYREAIDAYYEETYSKEKVGIWMEELKKVYNRGFWSGYYLGQKLGEWSDGSGSHATQKKVYVGKGMHYFPKANIGEFKIEAYDIKLGDTLLITGPTTGAQEVELSEMLVNDEQLETASKGDSCTIKLPFRIRNSDKLYKIVKA; encoded by the coding sequence ATGACGAGTACAGGAAAGATAGAACTTATGGCGCCGGCCGGGAATTTTGAGTCTTTGCAGGCGGCATTGGATAATGGCGCTGATTCCATTTATTTTGGAGTAGAACAGCTGAATATGCGAGCCAGGGCAAGTATAAATTTTACACTAAATGATTTGCCAGAGATCGCTAAGCGTTGTGAAGCTAAGCGAGTACGTACTTATCTAACACTAAACACAATTATTTATGATCACGATCTTTCGATTGTAAAAACCTTACTCGATAAAGCAAAAGCTGCAAACTTAACTGCAGTTATTGCTATGGACCAGGCGGTTATTGCTTATGCCAGACAGATAGGTATGGAGGTTCATATTTCTACCCAAATTAATATTACCAATATCGAAACGGTTAAATTTTATGCCCTTTTTGCCGATACGATGGTGTTAAGTAGGGAATTGAGCTTACGGCAGGTAAAGAAAATTTGTGATCAGATAGAAAAAGAACAAATAAAAGGGCCTTCTGGAAACTTAGTTGAAATCGAAATTTTTGGTCACGGAGCTTTATGTATGGCGGTTTCAGGAAAATGCTATTTAAGTTTGCACTCTCATAATTCTTCTGCTAATCGTGGTGCATGTAAGCAAAATTGCCGAAAAAAATATACGGTGATCGATCAGGAAAGTGGTTTTGAAGTAGAATTGGATAATGAGTATATGATGTCTCCAAAAGATCTTTGCACCTTAGATTTCTTGGATCAGGTAATAGATGCAGGAACAAAGGTTTTGAAAATTGAAGGTCGTGGACGAGCACCAGAATATGTTGCCAAAGTAATCAAAACTTATCGTGAAGCTATTGATGCCTATTATGAGGAAACCTACTCCAAAGAAAAAGTTGGCATCTGGATGGAAGAGCTAAAGAAAGTATATAATCGTGGATTTTGGAGTGGCTACTATTTAGGTCAAAAACTGGGGGAATGGAGTGATGGCTCAGGATCGCACGCCACTCAAAAGAAAGTATATGTAGGTAAAGGAATGCACTATTTTCCTAAAGCTAATATAGGTGAGTTTAAGATCGAAGCCTACGATATCAAATTGGGCGATACACTTTTAATCACCGGACCAACCACCGGTGCGCAGGAAGTAGAACTTTCTGAAATGCTGGTTAACGACGAGCAATTGGAGACAGCATCAAAAGGGGATTCCTGTACTATAAAATTACCTTTTAGAATAAGAAACTCAGACAAACTATATAAAATAGTTAAGGCCTAA
- a CDS encoding ferredoxin, with protein sequence MVVVTLQRDKCIGCNYCVEMAPSEFQMSKKDGKSVLLHSKEKKSFYTLKSHDDSIFAECLQAQNACPVKIITAKKL encoded by the coding sequence ATGGTAGTAGTAACTTTACAGCGGGATAAATGTATAGGTTGTAATTATTGTGTAGAGATGGCACCTTCAGAATTTCAGATGTCTAAGAAAGATGGGAAGAGTGTTTTATTACATTCTAAAGAAAAAAAGAGCTTTTATACCCTTAAATCCCACGATGATAGTATCTTTGCCGAATGTTTGCAGGCTCAAAATGCCTGTCCGGTAAAAATAATTACCGCTAAAAAACTATAA
- the trhO gene encoding oxygen-dependent tRNA uridine(34) hydroxylase TrhO: protein MQLYNKLSAKEREALIEEAGEDRLTLSFYAYAKIGNPKLFRDHLFVAWNSMDVLGRIYVAHEGINAQLSVPAKRFNEFKEFIDNIYFLEGCRLNIAIEQDSKSFLKLKVKVRDKIVADGLNDASFDVTNKGIHVDAATFNQLLDDPNTVCVDMRNHYESEIGHFQGAVTPDVDTFRDSLPIIEKDLEEHKEDKNLLMYCTGGIRCEKASAYYKHRGFQNVYQLEGGIIEYARQVKNQQLENKFIGKNFVFDHRRSERISDDVIAHCHQCGKACDTHVNCANEACHLLFIQCEECAMEMNNCCSEDCMKVNALPYEEQKELRKGKRNSNKIFKKGRSEVLKYKS from the coding sequence ATGCAACTGTACAATAAACTAAGCGCTAAAGAAAGAGAAGCATTGATCGAGGAAGCCGGTGAAGACAGGCTTACGCTCTCTTTTTATGCCTACGCAAAAATAGGCAACCCTAAACTTTTTAGAGATCATCTTTTTGTTGCCTGGAATTCGATGGATGTGCTGGGAAGAATCTATGTAGCCCACGAGGGGATAAATGCCCAGCTTTCTGTTCCTGCTAAAAGATTCAATGAATTCAAAGAATTTATAGATAACATTTACTTTTTAGAAGGATGCCGACTTAACATTGCGATCGAGCAGGATTCAAAATCTTTCCTTAAACTAAAAGTGAAAGTTAGGGATAAAATTGTGGCCGATGGCTTAAATGATGCAAGTTTCGATGTTACCAATAAAGGCATTCACGTAGATGCCGCCACTTTTAACCAATTATTAGATGATCCCAATACGGTTTGTGTGGATATGAGAAACCACTATGAAAGTGAAATTGGTCATTTTCAGGGGGCGGTTACTCCAGATGTGGATACCTTTAGGGATTCTTTGCCAATTATAGAGAAAGATCTTGAAGAACACAAAGAAGATAAAAATCTGTTGATGTACTGTACCGGTGGAATTCGTTGTGAAAAAGCGAGTGCATATTATAAGCATCGCGGTTTTCAAAACGTTTATCAATTAGAAGGCGGAATCATAGAATATGCCCGCCAGGTGAAAAACCAACAGTTAGAGAACAAGTTTATTGGTAAAAACTTTGTGTTTGATCATCGTCGATCAGAGCGAATTAGCGACGATGTGATCGCCCATTGCCACCAATGCGGAAAAGCCTGTGATACTCACGTAAATTGTGCAAATGAAGCATGTCACTTACTTTTTATCCAATGTGAAGAATGTGCCATGGAAATGAATAATTGTTGTAGCGAAGATTGTATGAAGGTAAACGCCCTTCCCTATGAAGAGCAAAAAGAGCTTAGAAAGGGAAAGCGAAATAGTAATAAAATTTTTAAAAAAGGCCGCTCTGAAGTTTTAAAATATAAGAGTTAA
- a CDS encoding PSP1 domain-containing protein produces the protein MACSSCSTDKDGKPKGCKSNGTCGTDSCNKLTVFDWLSNMSLPNGVEPFDCVEVRFKNGRKHFFKNTENLSLSMGDVVATEASPGHDVGMVSLTGELVRIQMKKKKVTPDSEEVLKIYRKATQKDIEVWEEARAREEKIKTRAREIAIRLNLSMKISDIEFQGDASKATFYYTADDRVDFRQLIKEFAREFNTRIEMRQIGLRQEAARLGGIGSCGRELCCSTWLTDFRSVSTSAARYQQLSLNPQKLAGQCGKLKCCLNYELDTYLESLKTFPKSDIKLHTKKGTAVCQKIDIFKGFLWYAYEGEWMTWHKLTVDQANQIIEANKKRESIGSLEEFEVMLQMEEEQPDFNNVVGQDSLTRFDNPHPKKKRRNKKRRKKNKPSSSRNEK, from the coding sequence ATGGCGTGTAGCAGTTGCTCTACCGATAAAGACGGTAAGCCTAAAGGATGTAAAAGTAATGGAACCTGCGGAACAGATAGTTGTAATAAACTTACGGTTTTTGACTGGCTCTCTAATATGTCCCTTCCAAACGGAGTAGAACCTTTTGACTGTGTTGAAGTACGTTTTAAAAACGGCAGAAAACATTTCTTTAAAAATACTGAGAATCTTAGCCTAAGTATGGGCGATGTGGTAGCTACCGAAGCTTCACCAGGCCACGATGTAGGTATGGTGAGTCTTACCGGAGAACTGGTAAGAATCCAGATGAAAAAGAAAAAAGTCACTCCAGATAGTGAGGAAGTTTTAAAAATTTATCGCAAGGCCACCCAGAAGGATATTGAAGTATGGGAAGAAGCCCGTGCTCGAGAAGAAAAGATTAAGACCCGTGCCAGGGAAATCGCTATTCGATTAAACCTTAGCATGAAGATTAGCGATATCGAATTTCAGGGTGATGCTTCAAAAGCAACCTTTTATTATACTGCAGATGATCGTGTAGATTTTAGGCAGCTGATCAAAGAATTTGCCCGAGAGTTTAATACCCGTATAGAAATGCGCCAGATAGGCCTTCGCCAGGAAGCAGCAAGACTTGGAGGTATAGGTTCTTGTGGGCGAGAATTATGTTGTTCTACCTGGTTAACAGATTTTAGATCTGTAAGTACCAGTGCGGCAAGATATCAGCAATTGTCTTTAAATCCGCAAAAACTTGCTGGCCAGTGTGGGAAGCTAAAATGTTGTCTTAATTACGAATTAGATACCTATCTGGAATCCCTTAAAACTTTTCCCAAGTCAGATATCAAACTTCATACAAAAAAAGGTACCGCGGTATGTCAGAAAATTGATATTTTTAAAGGCTTTTTATGGTATGCTTATGAAGGTGAATGGATGACGTGGCATAAGCTCACCGTAGATCAGGCAAATCAAATTATTGAAGCGAATAAAAAAAGGGAAAGTATCGGCAGCCTGGAAGAGTTTGAAGTGATGCTTCAAATGGAGGAAGAACAACCCGATTTTAACAATGTTGTTGGTCAGGATAGTCTAACAAGGTTCGATAATCCACATCCTAAAAAGAAACGTAGAAATAAAAAAAGAAGAAAGAAAAATAAACCATCTTCCTCGAGAAATGAGAAGTAA
- a CDS encoding gliding motility lipoprotein GldH has protein sequence MRSNFILILAISSLCFWSCDSKMVYDEYKSVNQWNKDSIVSFDIGELDSLKAYNLFINIRNNSEFKYSNLYLITEIQFPKGKVISDTLEYEMARPDGEWLGTGFGDVKENKLWYKEHVRFKEPGEYRVNIRHAMRKNGEVNGIQNLDGITDVGFRIEKTTQNN, from the coding sequence ATGAGAAGTAATTTTATTTTGATTTTAGCTATTTCAAGCCTGTGTTTTTGGAGTTGTGATTCCAAAATGGTTTATGATGAATATAAATCTGTAAATCAATGGAATAAAGATTCGATTGTTTCGTTTGATATAGGAGAATTAGATTCTTTAAAAGCATACAATTTATTTATAAATATTAGGAATAACAGCGAGTTTAAATACAGTAACCTGTATTTGATTACTGAAATTCAGTTCCCAAAGGGAAAAGTAATTAGTGATACCTTAGAATACGAAATGGCTAGACCAGATGGAGAATGGCTTGGTACGGGATTTGGTGATGTAAAGGAAAATAAACTTTGGTATAAAGAACATGTCAGGTTTAAAGAACCCGGGGAATATCGGGTAAATATTAGGCACGCCATGAGAAAAAATGGTGAGGTAAATGGAATACAAAATTTAGACGGCATCACAGATGTTGGTTTCAGAATAGAAAAAACGACACAGAATAATTAG